A region from the Riemerella anatipestifer genome encodes:
- a CDS encoding WbqC family protein: protein MKLLPLFYLPPISWWSEFLSEESVILEQYENFPKQTYRNRANIYGANGKLSLSIPIKHNGKRALKDLEISYDENWQSLHWKSIKIAYQTSPYFEFYESKLEKIFQSKETYLKDFNLKALDIIQDILKTDKTFQLSESYEKEIEGEDYRDCFSAKQPTSYDVNEYYQTFSDKLGFLEDLSILDLICNIGPEATTYIRNVKLKK, encoded by the coding sequence ATGAAACTATTACCTTTGTTTTACCTCCCTCCTATTTCTTGGTGGTCAGAATTTTTGTCGGAAGAATCTGTAATTCTAGAACAATACGAAAACTTTCCAAAGCAAACTTATAGAAATAGAGCTAATATTTATGGTGCGAATGGTAAACTATCCCTTAGCATTCCAATAAAACATAATGGGAAAAGAGCGTTGAAAGATTTAGAGATTTCCTATGACGAAAATTGGCAGAGTTTGCATTGGAAATCTATAAAAATAGCTTACCAGACTTCGCCTTATTTTGAGTTTTATGAGTCTAAGCTGGAAAAAATATTTCAATCTAAAGAAACCTACTTAAAAGATTTTAATTTAAAGGCTTTAGATATAATTCAAGATATTTTAAAGACAGATAAAACCTTTCAACTTTCCGAAAGCTACGAGAAAGAAATTGAAGGAGAAGATTATAGAGACTGCTTTTCTGCCAAGCAACCTACGTCTTATGATGTAAACGAATATTATCAAACCTTTTCTGATAAGTTGGGCTTTTTAGAAGATTTATCTATTTTAGATTTAATCTGTAACATTGGTCCAGAAGCCACAACTTATATCAGAAATGTTAAACTAAAAAAATAA
- the lepB gene encoding signal peptidase I, whose translation MDYILKYTVFVLILSVLMGVSTWKLFKKMGYNPIFAFIPFYNYFIVLKETEQPKWWVVLSYFPIVGPIMMSVFHLHLMKKFGKTDIVSQILTVVLPFIYMATVNYNPKTEIEEKDTFYLSGEEKEEKKESFLGSITFAAVFATVIHTFITQPFGIPTGSMERTLLVGDFLFVNKLNYGYRMPMRPLAIPFLQGTIMDTGEPKNPKDDPKSYVEAVKLPYFRLPGWEKVERRDIVVFNYPQDSVHTAIDRKDAYVKRCVAVGGDVLEVRKGRLFINGKPEVILGDQENQVSYLVYTSQQIDVNQLWNRLGYLPLQEGATADGYVYHFQGLTDKLLADIKQLPEFVKAEEILSEKGEKTISYLNPQQTKIDTTNTIFPINKNWNQDWYGPIRIPKKGDVVKINQETLPEYQWIISKYEHNKLENKNGKIYINGKEANEYTIKQDYYFMMGDNRDASLDARFFGFVPEEYIVGKPMFTWMSLQGVFDEGPKKIRWDRMFKATNTGEAHKTSYWWIAAIILGLFFGWEYISKLFKKKKDD comes from the coding sequence ATGGATTATATATTAAAATATACCGTTTTTGTACTCATTCTTTCTGTACTAATGGGTGTTTCTACATGGAAACTATTTAAGAAAATGGGATACAATCCTATTTTTGCTTTTATACCATTTTATAACTATTTTATAGTTTTAAAAGAAACCGAACAGCCGAAATGGTGGGTAGTATTATCCTACTTCCCTATTGTAGGTCCTATTATGATGTCTGTTTTTCACTTACATCTTATGAAGAAATTTGGGAAAACAGATATTGTAAGTCAAATTCTTACGGTAGTATTGCCATTTATCTATATGGCAACGGTTAATTACAACCCTAAAACGGAAATTGAAGAAAAAGATACCTTCTATCTAAGTGGAGAAGAAAAGGAAGAGAAAAAAGAATCTTTCTTAGGGTCTATTACCTTTGCGGCGGTGTTTGCTACGGTTATACATACTTTTATCACTCAGCCATTTGGTATTCCTACAGGGTCTATGGAGCGTACTCTGTTGGTGGGAGATTTCTTGTTTGTTAATAAACTCAACTACGGCTATAGAATGCCAATGAGACCTTTAGCTATCCCATTTTTGCAAGGAACAATAATGGATACAGGAGAGCCTAAAAATCCAAAAGACGACCCTAAATCTTATGTAGAAGCCGTTAAGCTACCTTATTTTAGACTACCTGGTTGGGAGAAAGTGGAGCGTAGAGATATTGTAGTATTTAACTATCCGCAAGATTCTGTACATACAGCTATAGATAGAAAAGATGCTTATGTAAAAAGGTGTGTGGCTGTAGGCGGTGATGTCTTAGAAGTTAGAAAAGGAAGGCTTTTCATCAATGGTAAGCCAGAGGTTATTCTGGGCGACCAAGAGAATCAAGTTTCTTATCTTGTATATACTTCTCAGCAGATAGATGTTAATCAACTTTGGAATCGTTTGGGATATTTACCTTTACAGGAAGGAGCTACTGCTGATGGTTATGTTTACCATTTCCAAGGGCTTACAGATAAGTTGTTAGCAGATATTAAGCAACTCCCTGAATTTGTAAAAGCGGAAGAAATACTTTCTGAAAAAGGTGAAAAAACAATTTCTTACCTTAATCCTCAGCAGACTAAAATTGATACCACTAATACCATTTTCCCAATCAATAAAAATTGGAATCAGGATTGGTATGGACCTATCAGAATTCCTAAAAAAGGAGATGTGGTAAAAATCAATCAAGAAACACTTCCTGAATACCAATGGATTATTTCTAAATATGAACACAATAAACTAGAAAACAAAAACGGAAAAATCTACATCAATGGTAAAGAGGCTAATGAGTACACCATCAAACAAGATTATTACTTTATGATGGGTGATAACCGTGATGCTTCATTAGACGCAAGATTTTTCGGATTTGTACCAGAAGAATACATTGTGGGAAAACCAATGTTTACTTGGATGAGCTTACAAGGTGTCTTTGATGAAGGACCTAAAAAAATAAGATGGGACAGAATGTTTAAGGCTACTAATACAGGAGAGGCTCACAAAACTTCTTATTGGTGGATAGCTGCTATCATTCTTGGATTATTTTTCGGTTGGGAGTATATTTCTAAATTATTCAAAAAGAAAAAAGACGACTAG
- the dapB gene encoding 4-hydroxy-tetrahydrodipicolinate reductase has translation MKIALVGYGKMGKIIDQIATQRGHQVVARLNESPTLENLNQPDVVIEFSNPEVAFENIKTCLELNIPVVCGTTGWLERKPEIEKIAEANKTAFLYGSNFSLGVNLFFELNERLAQLMNNFGEYGCQLEEIHHTHKKDAPSGTAITLAEGIIKHTDFDSWKLDETKDKTLGITAIREDEVPGTHSVFYRSEVDEIEIKHTAFNRNGFALGAVIASEWIIGKQGNFSMKDVLFQ, from the coding sequence ATGAAAATTGCACTAGTAGGATATGGTAAAATGGGGAAAATTATAGACCAAATAGCTACCCAAAGAGGACATCAAGTGGTTGCTAGGCTTAATGAATCTCCTACCCTAGAAAATCTTAATCAGCCCGATGTGGTAATAGAATTTTCTAATCCAGAAGTCGCTTTCGAAAATATCAAAACTTGTCTTGAACTTAATATTCCTGTGGTTTGTGGTACAACAGGGTGGTTAGAAAGAAAGCCTGAAATAGAAAAAATAGCAGAAGCTAACAAAACCGCTTTTTTATATGGGTCTAACTTTAGTCTTGGAGTTAATTTATTTTTTGAACTAAATGAAAGACTTGCTCAGCTAATGAATAACTTTGGAGAATATGGTTGTCAGTTAGAGGAAATTCATCACACCCACAAAAAAGATGCTCCTAGCGGAACGGCAATTACTCTAGCAGAAGGCATTATAAAACATACTGATTTTGATAGTTGGAAGTTAGATGAAACTAAAGATAAAACCTTAGGCATTACAGCCATAAGAGAAGACGAGGTACCTGGTACTCATAGTGTATTCTATCGTTCCGAAGTAGATGAAATTGAAATAAAACATACCGCTTTTAACCGAAACGGATTTGCCCTAGGAGCCGTAATTGCTTCCGAATGGATTATTGGCAAACAAGGAAACTTCAGTATGAAAGATGTTTTGTTTCAATAA
- a CDS encoding DUF5683 domain-containing protein — MSKAFSFLALLFVSLGFAQNTGVDTTDISKTETEVIQEIEKANANPIIKTYNPTLAGLYSAVLPGLGQYYNKKYWKIPIVWGAVGTSVGIAIWNQNNYERYRKAFVAELNNQPHEFSGISGVDATVLGNTQDRMKRQRDYAIAISAGIYLLNIIDAVVDAHLHEQRNDPDLAIAPTLLSDQWGLQNGKLGFSLNYRF, encoded by the coding sequence ATGTCTAAGGCTTTTAGTTTTTTAGCTTTATTGTTCGTTTCACTAGGGTTTGCTCAAAATACTGGTGTAGACACAACTGATATTTCCAAAACAGAGACTGAAGTAATACAAGAAATAGAAAAAGCTAATGCTAACCCCATTATTAAGACTTACAACCCCACACTTGCAGGGCTTTATTCTGCTGTATTACCGGGTTTAGGACAGTATTATAACAAAAAATATTGGAAAATCCCTATTGTATGGGGTGCTGTAGGTACCAGCGTGGGCATTGCCATTTGGAATCAAAACAATTATGAACGCTACCGAAAAGCTTTTGTAGCAGAGCTTAACAATCAGCCACACGAATTTTCTGGCATTAGCGGTGTAGATGCTACCGTTCTTGGAAATACACAAGACCGAATGAAACGCCAAAGAGATTATGCCATCGCCATTTCGGCAGGAATTTATTTGCTCAATATTATTGATGCCGTTGTGGACGCTCATTTACACGAACAAAGAAACGACCCAGATTTAGCCATTGCTCCTACTCTACTCAGTGACCAATGGGGCTTACAAAACGGAAAATTAGGGTTCTCACTCAATTATAGATTTTAA
- a CDS encoding ParB/RepB/Spo0J family partition protein, whose translation MKDKKRAMGRGLGAILNAEKKATINTATDEGAKQIMGSIVEINIEDIYPNPNQPRTYFDEDALNQLAQSIKNLGVIQPITLRKDGAKFEIISGERRYRASQIAGLKTIPAYIRLVNDQELLEMALVENIQREDLDAIEIALTYQRLLEEIGMTQENLSQRIGKERSTITNYIRLLRLSPEVQGAIRTGAISAGHGRAIISLQDEKLQQELFDKIIKEQLNVRQAEAVAAGLKNPKEKRNKVEKELPNHLKRTQKSLSDLLDIKVDIKASANGKKGKIVFDFNNEEELERILNAFEK comes from the coding sequence ATGAAAGATAAAAAAAGAGCCATGGGGCGAGGTCTAGGAGCGATATTAAATGCCGAAAAAAAGGCAACCATAAATACTGCAACAGACGAAGGTGCGAAACAGATTATGGGGAGTATCGTAGAGATTAACATAGAAGATATTTATCCAAACCCTAACCAGCCTAGAACTTACTTTGACGAAGACGCTCTTAATCAATTAGCACAATCTATCAAAAATCTAGGTGTAATACAACCCATCACGCTTAGAAAAGACGGTGCTAAGTTTGAAATTATTTCAGGGGAACGTAGATACCGTGCTTCTCAAATTGCAGGATTAAAGACTATACCTGCCTATATTCGTTTAGTAAACGACCAGGAGCTTTTGGAAATGGCTCTTGTGGAAAATATTCAAAGAGAAGATTTAGATGCTATCGAAATTGCTCTAACCTATCAAAGATTACTTGAAGAAATAGGTATGACGCAGGAAAACCTAAGTCAGCGTATTGGTAAAGAAAGAAGTACGATTACTAATTATATCCGCCTTCTAAGATTAAGTCCAGAAGTACAAGGAGCTATTAGAACTGGAGCTATTTCAGCGGGACACGGAAGAGCCATTATAAGCCTTCAAGACGAAAAGCTACAACAAGAGTTATTTGATAAAATTATCAAAGAACAGCTTAATGTCCGCCAAGCTGAAGCCGTAGCGGCTGGACTGAAAAACCCTAAGGAGAAAAGAAATAAAGTAGAAAAAGAACTTCCTAATCATTTAAAAAGAACTCAAAAATCCCTTTCTGATTTGCTAGACATAAAAGTAGACATTAAGGCTTCTGCCAACGGAAAAAAAGGAAAAATAGTTTTTGATTTCAATAATGAAGAAGAGTTAGAAAGAATTTTAAACGCTTTTGAAAAATAG
- a CDS encoding ParA family protein, producing the protein MGKIIGVANQKGGVGKTTTSVNLAAALGVLEKKVLIIDADPQANATSGLGIEEVQYSTYNLLEHSVTAKECIVPTSSPNLDIIPSHIDLVAAEIELVDRDNREYMLKQALEEVKDDYDYIIIDCAPSLGLITVNALTSADSVIIPIQCEYYALEGLGKLLNTIKNVQNIHNPSLDIEGLLLTMYDGRLRLSNQVVEEVNTHFPDMVFETVINRNVRLSEAPSFGESILMYDAESKGAIQYIQLAEEVLLKNEEKVSN; encoded by the coding sequence ATGGGTAAAATAATAGGTGTTGCTAATCAGAAAGGTGGTGTAGGGAAAACTACAACTTCCGTTAATTTGGCTGCGGCATTAGGCGTTTTGGAGAAAAAAGTTTTGATTATAGATGCAGACCCTCAGGCTAATGCCACTTCTGGGCTAGGCATAGAGGAAGTGCAATATTCTACTTACAATCTTTTGGAACATAGCGTTACCGCGAAAGAATGTATTGTACCAACTAGCTCTCCTAATTTAGACATCATTCCGTCTCACATAGATTTGGTTGCTGCAGAGATAGAACTTGTAGATAGAGACAACAGAGAGTACATGCTAAAACAAGCTCTAGAAGAAGTAAAGGACGATTATGACTACATCATTATAGACTGTGCTCCTAGCTTAGGTCTTATCACAGTTAATGCACTTACTTCGGCCGACTCTGTTATTATTCCTATCCAGTGTGAATATTATGCTCTAGAAGGTTTAGGCAAATTACTTAATACCATCAAAAATGTCCAAAATATACACAATCCTAGTTTGGATATAGAGGGGCTTCTCCTAACAATGTATGATGGAAGACTTAGGCTTTCCAACCAAGTGGTAGAAGAAGTAAATACCCACTTTCCAGATATGGTTTTTGAAACCGTTATCAATCGTAATGTAAGGCTTAGCGAAGCTCCTAGCTTTGGAGAAAGTATCCTAATGTACGATGCCGAGAGTAAAGGTGCTATACAGTACATACAACTTGCTGAGGAAGTTTTACTCAAAAATGAAGAAAAAGTATCAAACTAA
- a CDS encoding energy transducer TonB — protein MITFSQNQNEQKALDELLFAGRNKAYGAYSLRAEADYYLKKALFSGVALFGVFIGGTYAYLQTKKVHITTNKGVEIELKPVEPIKKEDKKIVKPIVPKVQSVKKVEKTVEVKTVDTRVPTPMANPPIETPLPSVKTLQTAASGLENKEGTISTTSIVPTKPNIGNGTVTNNTTPEIIKPNNVIETVVDEDAVFMGGIDSFRAKVGENFDYEAMVGEEGLVKAMVTFVVEKDGTITNVKAEGQNNMFNKEAEKAIKSVRGKWTPAKIKGEAVRSYFKIPVSIKFE, from the coding sequence ATGATAACTTTTTCACAAAATCAAAACGAACAAAAAGCTCTAGATGAGCTCTTATTTGCAGGTAGAAATAAAGCCTATGGAGCCTATTCTCTTAGAGCAGAAGCTGATTATTATCTTAAAAAAGCTTTATTTTCAGGAGTAGCTTTATTCGGGGTTTTCATTGGAGGGACCTATGCTTATTTGCAAACAAAAAAAGTGCATATTACTACCAATAAAGGCGTAGAAATAGAGCTAAAACCTGTTGAGCCTATAAAAAAAGAAGATAAAAAAATAGTAAAACCCATCGTACCAAAAGTACAATCGGTTAAGAAAGTTGAAAAAACGGTAGAAGTTAAAACAGTGGATACTCGTGTCCCTACACCTATGGCTAATCCTCCTATAGAAACACCTCTGCCAAGTGTTAAAACTCTACAAACAGCGGCATCTGGTTTAGAGAACAAAGAAGGAACTATATCTACCACTAGTATTGTACCTACTAAACCTAACATTGGAAATGGAACAGTTACTAATAATACAACGCCAGAAATAATTAAACCCAATAATGTTATAGAAACCGTAGTGGACGAAGATGCTGTATTTATGGGAGGTATAGATTCTTTTAGAGCTAAAGTAGGTGAGAATTTTGATTATGAAGCAATGGTTGGAGAGGAAGGTCTTGTAAAGGCAATGGTAACATTTGTGGTAGAAAAAGATGGTACTATTACCAATGTAAAAGCGGAGGGGCAAAACAATATGTTTAATAAGGAAGCAGAAAAAGCCATAAAATCTGTCAGAGGTAAATGGACTCCAGCTAAAATTAAAGGAGAGGCAGTGCGTTCTTACTTCAAAATTCCTGTATCTATAAAGTTTGAATGA
- the mscL gene encoding large conductance mechanosensitive channel protein MscL has protein sequence MGFIKEFKEFALRGNVIDLAVGVIIGGAFGKIVNSFVEDVITPALLSPALEKLGAENIAQLTWNGIKYGSFLSAVISFLCIAFVLFVMIKGINKMKKEEKLEEAPAGPTQEELLAEIRDLLKK, from the coding sequence ATGGGATTTATCAAAGAATTTAAAGAATTTGCTCTTAGAGGCAATGTTATTGACTTAGCTGTCGGTGTAATTATAGGGGGTGCTTTCGGAAAGATTGTAAACTCTTTTGTAGAAGATGTTATTACTCCAGCACTACTTAGTCCAGCATTAGAAAAGCTTGGGGCAGAAAATATAGCTCAACTAACTTGGAATGGTATTAAATATGGAAGTTTCCTTTCTGCTGTTATCAGTTTCTTATGTATAGCTTTTGTTTTGTTTGTAATGATTAAAGGTATTAACAAAATGAAGAAAGAAGAAAAATTAGAAGAAGCTCCAGCAGGACCTACACAAGAAGAGCTTTTAGCAGAAATAAGAGATTTACTAAAAAAATAA
- a CDS encoding YggS family pyridoxal phosphate-dependent enzyme, which yields MSIETNYTQLVSQIPKTVNLVAVSKTYPVEDIQKVYNLGHKVFGENKVQELVAKHTELPSDIQWHLIGHLQTNKVKYIAPFVHTIQSVDSEKLLHEIDKQAGKHKRIINILLQVKIAEEDTKTGMEINEVKELCVKIKQGEFPNIKLQGLMGMATFTDDETQIRREFSFLKQLYDYLSDSHQLNTLSMGMSGDFPLAIECGANSIRVGSAIFGVRNYQ from the coding sequence ATGTCTATAGAAACTAATTATACCCAACTTGTATCACAAATTCCTAAAACTGTAAATCTTGTAGCGGTTTCTAAAACTTATCCCGTTGAAGATATACAAAAAGTTTACAATTTGGGGCATAAAGTATTTGGAGAAAACAAAGTACAAGAGTTGGTTGCCAAACATACTGAGTTGCCAAGTGATATACAGTGGCATCTTATAGGGCATCTACAAACCAATAAGGTTAAATATATTGCTCCTTTTGTCCACACTATACAAAGTGTGGATTCGGAAAAGCTATTACACGAAATAGATAAACAAGCAGGAAAACACAAGAGAATCATCAATATTTTGCTTCAAGTTAAAATTGCAGAAGAAGATACTAAAACAGGTATGGAAATTAATGAAGTAAAAGAGTTATGTGTTAAAATAAAACAAGGCGAATTTCCTAATATCAAATTACAAGGATTGATGGGAATGGCGACTTTTACCGATGATGAAACCCAAATCAGAAGAGAATTTTCTTTTCTGAAGCAGTTATATGATTATCTTTCAGATTCTCATCAGTTAAATACTCTATCTATGGGTATGAGTGGCGATTTTCCGTTGGCAATAGAATGCGGAGCTAATTCTATTAGAGTTGGGTCTGCCATATTTGGTGTGAGAAATTATCAATAA
- a CDS encoding sigma-54-dependent transcriptional regulator yields the protein MQKILIVEDEKAISGLLKNILSEEVKDYEILVADDGLEAYKLIEKEDFSLVISDIKMPKVSGTELLQKALEIKPDTAFVMISAHGDINTAVQCLKQGAYDFIEKPIDLNRLITSVRNTLERKELKASNQILKKENTQLKKKVNKKYQMIGSSEALKKIQDMIDKVAPSDARVLITGPNGAGKELVAHALHSQSERSKGPMVEVNCAAIPSELIESELFGHMKGSFTGAVKDKSGKFEQANGGTIFLDEIGDMSLVAQAKVLRALQEHKVSPVGSDKEIKIDVRVLAATNKNLQKEIEEGRFREDLYHRLSVIEIQVPALNDRKEDIPLLVEHFAQNIASENGSPVKEFSKEALKALQNYDWTGNIRELRNVVERLTILGENPVSENDISNFVKK from the coding sequence ATGCAAAAAATATTAATTGTAGAAGACGAAAAAGCCATTTCAGGCTTGCTTAAAAATATTCTTTCTGAGGAAGTTAAGGATTATGAAATTTTAGTAGCAGATGACGGATTAGAGGCTTATAAACTAATAGAAAAAGAAGATTTTTCTCTAGTAATATCCGATATAAAAATGCCTAAAGTATCAGGTACAGAGCTTTTACAAAAAGCTTTAGAAATAAAACCAGATACTGCTTTTGTGATGATTTCTGCCCACGGAGATATCAATACAGCGGTACAATGTCTTAAACAGGGTGCTTATGACTTTATAGAGAAGCCTATAGACCTCAACAGACTTATCACGAGCGTGAGAAATACTTTGGAGCGAAAGGAACTCAAAGCTTCTAATCAAATCTTAAAGAAGGAGAATACTCAGCTTAAGAAAAAAGTAAATAAAAAATACCAAATGATTGGTAGCTCGGAAGCCCTTAAGAAAATCCAAGATATGATAGATAAAGTGGCTCCGTCTGATGCTAGAGTTCTAATTACTGGTCCCAATGGTGCAGGTAAGGAACTAGTGGCTCACGCTTTACATTCTCAAAGCGAACGCTCCAAAGGACCTATGGTAGAAGTAAACTGTGCTGCAATACCTTCAGAATTGATAGAGAGCGAATTGTTCGGACATATGAAGGGCTCTTTTACAGGTGCTGTTAAGGATAAGTCTGGTAAATTTGAGCAAGCTAATGGAGGAACGATATTTTTAGACGAAATAGGTGATATGAGTTTGGTGGCACAAGCCAAAGTGCTCAGAGCCTTACAAGAACATAAAGTATCTCCTGTGGGAAGTGATAAAGAAATAAAAATAGATGTAAGAGTCTTAGCAGCAACTAATAAAAACTTACAAAAAGAGATAGAGGAAGGACGATTTAGGGAAGATTTATACCACCGACTTTCGGTAATAGAAATACAGGTTCCTGCCCTTAACGATAGAAAAGAAGATATACCTCTACTTGTGGAACATTTTGCACAAAATATAGCTTCTGAGAATGGTAGTCCTGTAAAAGAATTTAGTAAGGAAGCTCTAAAAGCTCTTCAAAACTATGATTGGACAGGTAACATTCGTGAGTTAAGAAATGTCGTTGAAAGGCTAACTATATTAGGCGAAAATCCTGTAAGCGAGAATGATATTTCCAACTTTGTTAAAAAATAA
- a CDS encoding MATE family efflux transporter — MSFLDTVYIKRLMKLALPVMLTQVGQVSVNLFDNIIVGNLLGADALASVSLANGIFFSIFVVALGFSLAIPPLVSEAQTRGDHQQINQVFSHGLIVNVSIGILLILLIFGISPLMYHLDQPPHIMPDAETYLKIVVVSIFPFMIFQTMREVSEGLSFTIGVTKATIIANIINIILNYILIKGFWIIPSFGVAGSAYATLIARIFMMFFLFFVMKKEKVTRRYMEDFSLKLSLLKKQMFIKLLRLGFPMSLQMFFEVTAFAAAAFICGKVSARDIAAHQIALSMASFTFNLCIGFSVASTIMVGNKVGEKNFIEVRKVGINNLKIVFLFMLICGMIFILGREILPTFFTKKEDVEVLFLASQLMIIAALFQLSDGIQVTALGLLRGLQDVKIPSFITFIAYWLITLPLGYYLCIKLNMGAFGMWIALGIGLTISALLLVRRFLVNKTLMKL; from the coding sequence ATGTCTTTCTTAGATACGGTTTATATCAAACGACTTATGAAACTTGCCTTACCCGTGATGCTAACACAGGTAGGGCAAGTTTCCGTTAATTTATTTGACAATATTATTGTAGGAAACTTACTAGGAGCCGACGCACTGGCTTCGGTTTCTTTAGCAAACGGCATATTTTTCTCTATTTTTGTAGTAGCTTTGGGATTTTCTTTAGCAATTCCACCTTTGGTATCAGAAGCTCAAACTAGAGGAGACCATCAACAGATTAACCAAGTTTTTAGTCACGGACTTATTGTAAATGTTAGTATTGGGATTCTTCTCATTCTGCTGATTTTTGGTATTAGTCCATTGATGTATCATCTTGACCAGCCTCCTCACATAATGCCAGATGCCGAAACCTACCTTAAAATAGTTGTGGTAAGTATTTTTCCTTTTATGATATTTCAAACTATGCGAGAGGTTTCAGAAGGACTTTCATTTACTATTGGAGTTACCAAGGCAACCATTATTGCTAATATCATTAATATTATTTTAAATTATATTTTGATAAAAGGCTTTTGGATTATCCCGAGTTTTGGAGTTGCTGGCTCGGCGTATGCCACACTCATTGCGAGAATATTCATGATGTTTTTTCTATTTTTCGTAATGAAAAAAGAGAAAGTGACTCGCCGATATATGGAAGACTTTAGTTTAAAACTAAGCTTACTTAAGAAACAAATGTTTATCAAACTCCTTAGATTAGGATTTCCGATGTCTTTACAAATGTTTTTTGAGGTTACTGCATTTGCTGCAGCTGCTTTTATTTGTGGTAAAGTAAGTGCTAGAGATATTGCCGCTCATCAAATTGCGTTGAGTATGGCTTCTTTCACTTTTAATCTTTGTATAGGGTTTAGTGTAGCTTCTACCATTATGGTAGGTAATAAAGTAGGAGAAAAAAACTTTATCGAAGTAAGAAAAGTAGGCATTAACAACCTGAAAATAGTATTTTTATTTATGCTAATCTGCGGTATGATATTCATACTTGGTCGAGAAATCCTTCCTACTTTCTTTACTAAAAAAGAAGATGTAGAGGTATTATTTTTAGCCTCTCAACTGATGATTATTGCCGCCCTTTTTCAACTTTCAGATGGTATCCAAGTTACAGCGTTAGGGCTTTTGAGAGGATTGCAAGATGTTAAAATTCCTAGTTTTATTACATTCATAGCCTATTGGCTGATTACCTTACCACTGGGATATTATTTATGCATCAAACTAAATATGGGTGCTTTTGGAATGTGGATAGCTCTTGGTATTGGTTTAACAATTTCTGCTCTGTTACTAGTAAGACGTTTTTTAGTTAATAAAACATTGATGAAACTATAA